A single window of Theropithecus gelada isolate Dixy chromosome 9, Tgel_1.0, whole genome shotgun sequence DNA harbors:
- the LOC112631587 gene encoding uncharacterized protein LOC112631587 translates to MLASPTWETAGRTPTWPGGAGRMVEVSQGAGDLGEPLSGRKELPGCGRSTVEEACSTCLGTWAGGTEEATAWSCRSPGTSPCPSSPGWPGAPTCCSRSPKECWPRAVAGVVLMDSEVCRGALRVVGGDHLGSRLSLLSIFEPASWWKQKRPDPAELEAAGIHSVHTVGGLLGAGGREVPCLS, encoded by the coding sequence ATGCTCGCATCTCCAACCTGGGAGACTGCAGGAAGGACACCTACCTGGCCTGGTGGGGCTGGCAGGATGGTGGAGGTTTCTCAAGGAGCTGGAGACCTTGGGGAGCCCCTCTCGGGGAGGAAAGAGCTTCCAGGATGCGGACGCAGCACAGTGGAAGAGGCCTGCTCCACTTGCCTGGGAACCTGGGCAGGAGGCACAGAGGAAGCCACGGCCTGGAGCTGCAGGTCCCCCGGCACCTCTCCCTGTCCCAGCAGCCCAGGATGGCCTGGTGCCCCCACCTGCTGCAGCAGGAGCCCCAAGGAGTGCTGGCCAAGGGCGGTTGCTGGGGTGGTCCTCATGGACAGTGAGGTGTGCAGGGGTGCACTGAGGGTGGTGGGAGGGGATCACCTGGGTTCCAGGTTGTCCTTGCTGAGCATCTTTGAGCCTGCCTCCTGGTGGAAGCAGAAAAGGCCAGACCCTGCTGAGTTAGAGGCTGCTGGGATCCACTCTGTCCACACAGTGGGAGGGCTGCTGGGAGCAGGTGGTAGAGAAGTGCCATGTTTGAGTTGA